Genomic DNA from bacterium:
CCGCGTCATCAGTCGACTCTGCCGCTGCTGCTTGCGCTGAGACTCACTGATCCGCGCCCGGGTTCGCGCGATGAAGATCGATCGCGCCGAGCGCGTGCCCTCGATCAGGCTCATGCAGTCCCGCCATCGGTGGGAACGCCACAGCGTGTCGGCCAGGCCGGCGCGATCCCCGTGGTAGCGCGGATGTGTCTCCAGTTCGGCGAACGCCTCATCGTATCGCGCTTCGGCGAGGAGCACGCGAACGCGCGCAGTGGAGCGTGTGCAATCGAGCCACTCGGGTATCCAGGATTCAAATGCCCCGGCGAAACAGGCGCTCGAAATCTCGTCGGATTCGACATCCGGGTGGCAACGCACGACGATCGGAATGACATCCCGCTCGAGCAGCGCGACAAGGTTCTGCCACGCAGGCTCACTCGATTCGAGGCCTTCCAGGAAGCTGGCCAGCCGTACGCAGTCTTCGGTGCCCGGGTGTGCGCGAAAGGCACGCTTCAACGCAATGGGATTCATGGTCAGCTCCGGTCCAGATGCGAGCCAGGACACCGGCCACGACCAGCAGGACTAGCTGGGCGGATTGAAGGCCGGCGCGCTCGTAGAGTGATTCGACGCTCGGCCAGACGGCCGAGCAGGGGTGCGCTAGGAGGCGCTACTCACGTGTCGAATTTTCCAGACGGAATTGACTATCACGGACTCAGATCCTCGAGTTGCTCCCCGAGAGGGCGGGCACTCGCGTCGGACCCCTCGGTGGGTCCTGGAGGGCGGCAAAGCCACGGCCTCCTCAGCTCTAAACGGGATGAGCACCGCGAAACTTGCGCCGATCGGATCATTTTTTCAAGCACTGAATGAGAAAACCAACGATTCCGGTTAGTTGAGTCGCCCATCCCTTGGAAGCAAAAGACCTGTGCATCCCGAGGGCAGGCGGGACCCCTGAACCTTCCGAAGGGAGGTCCCGATGAAGAGCGGCGACGGCAGTTTCCGGCACGCCAGCAGACATCCGATCGCGCGCCCGATCGTCTCGCAGGCCACAGCGGCCGCACCCACCCGGTCGGACCGGGCCGGGCTCAGCAAGCGCGCTCAGCGTCGCTTCGAGGCGAGCAAGGAGCGGCGACGCAGGCGCAAGGAACGAAAGCACACGAGCCAGACGCAAGGCGGTTGCGACACCCGATCCAGATGAATCGCCTACAGCCCTGAGGTCCCCGGGGAGTTGTGATCATCTGGGCTTCCAGGACATCGAAGACCGCTTGTTCGGACTATCCGTCCGCACCTCTATCCGTCCGCACCTGG
This window encodes:
- a CDS encoding helix-turn-helix domain-containing protein; amino-acid sequence: MNPIALKRAFRAHPGTEDCVRLASFLEGLESSEPAWQNLVALLERDVIPIVVRCHPDVESDEISSACFAGAFESWIPEWLDCTRSTARVRVLLAEARYDEAFAELETHPRYHGDRAGLADTLWRSHRWRDCMSLIEGTRSARSIFIARTRARISESQRKQQRQSRLMTRHCSDALGMHAPSGGQSLASEAARAICGAELERTPGERNAWLVSALPPAHLPSQDLTDRLRRMLGAIDELGSEHVRVFKLLMEGLSQRSIAEVEGRHPAVISRRVRRLQETCRVQLLE